One genomic window of Cannabis sativa cultivar Pink pepper isolate KNU-18-1 chromosome 2, ASM2916894v1, whole genome shotgun sequence includes the following:
- the LOC115694943 gene encoding uncharacterized protein LOC115694943, whose protein sequence is MNSHVQPKKDVFASTCHNDQSCPSFLETFFEEANALHSYGKPNDSPFSNTYNPNWRNHPNFSWRQNQPQMNQGNQFNMPNPNHAQPSQPYPPQRKPSLEDTLQQFMQSTQQIMQNQSQSIAKLETQLGQFANAVTEREKGRFPSQPIPNPKGQYEVGVPSHKEEAKSISTLRSGKQIAEPDYIPQVEKDQSQPQSSNTNDLSKDNEQILPSIPRAPFPQRLLPLKKGNQYSDILEVFKQVSINIPFLDAIKQIPAYSKFLKDLCTVKRNTNVPKKALLTEQVSSIIQYKSLVKYKDPGYPTISCIIGDHFINKALLDLGASVNLLPYSVYKQLGLGELKPTSITLQLADRSVKILRGIIKDVLIKVDKFYFPVDFIVLDTQPVENAHAQIPIILGRPFLATSNAIINYRNGVLKLSFGNMTVELNVRKYMK, encoded by the coding sequence ATGAATTCTCATGTTCAACCTAAAAAAGATGTTTTTGCTAGTACTTGTCATAATGATCAATCATGTCCTTCTTTTCTTGAAACATTTTTCGAAGAGGCTAATGCATTACATTCATATGGTAAACCAAATGATAGCCCATTTTCAAACACATACAATCCTAATTGGAGAAACCATCCCAATTTTTCATGGAGACAAAACCAACCACAAATGAACCAAGGAAACCAATTCAACATGCCAAATCCGAATCATGCCCAACCAAGTCAACCTTACCCTCCACAAAGAAAGCCTTCCTTAGAAGACACTTTACAACAATTCATGCAATCCACCCAACAAATCATGCAAAATCAATCTCAATCCATTGCCAAACTTGAGACACAATTGGGTCAATTTGCCAATGCCGTAACTGAGAGAGAAAAAGGAAGATTTCCTAGCCAACCCATCCCAAATCCTAAAGGCCAATATGAAGTAGGAGTTCCTAGTCATAAAGAAGAAGCCAAGTCTATTTCAACTCTTAGGTCCGGAAAACAAATTGCCGAACCCGATTACATACCTCAAGTTGAAAAAGACCAAAGCCAACCTCAAAGTTCCAACACAAATGACTTGTCAAAAGATAATGAACAAATTCTTCCTTCCATTCCAAGAGCTCCTTTTCCACAAAgattactcccactcaagaAAGGCAACCAATATAGTGACATCTTAGAAGTGTTCAAACAAGTAAGTATCAACATCCCATTCTTAGATGCCATTAAACAAATTCCTGCCTACTCCAAATTCTTGAAAGACCTTTGCACTGTTAAAAGAAACACTAATGTTCCAAAAAAGGCGCTTTTAACTGAACAAGTTAGCTCCATAATTCAATATAAAAGCCTTGTGAAATATAAAGATCCTGGTTATCCAACAATTTCATGCATCATTGGTGATCATTTTATTAACAAAGCTTTACTTGATTTAGGAGCTAGTGTGAATTTATTGCCTTATTCTGTTTATAAGCAACTTGGTCTAGGAGAATTAAAACCAACTTCTATAACACTGCAATTAGCTGATCGTTCTGTGAAAATTCTTAGAGGTATTATaaaagatgttttaattaaaGTGGATAAGTTCTATTTTCCTGTTGATTTCATTGTTCTTGATACTCAACCTGTTGAAAATGCTCATGCTCAAATACCCATCATTTTAGGTAGACCATTTTTAGCTACATCTAATGCAATTATCAACTATCGTAATGGTGTATTGAAATTATCTTTTGGAAACATGACTGTTGAATTGAATGTGAGGAAATACATGAAGTGA